The following are from one region of the Actinoplanes sp. L3-i22 genome:
- a CDS encoding lysylphosphatidylglycerol synthase transmembrane domain-containing protein — MDRSVDSPVAGPRVPVRRLLLLLAGVLVAYWAARHASAVGLSWSAAWQLIRELPWRWSVGLGVVWLVGLWAHTLVLTASMPGLSHGRALSLNLSGSAVSNVLPLGGVAGTVLNLGMVRGWGHTGADFARFVVVSKAWDLVAKLTMPLVAVLALLSCGAVETGRHRALLLVGAAAGAAAGILVVAALAGRAGVLLKAVTLSERLSIWCGRRLGRVRAPAWTAQVTGLLDGADQLVRRRWGRLSVGMAGYWLLQGALLWLCMVAVGVHAAVAVVFAGLVVERLLTLLAITPGGAGPVEAGTVAALIALGVDPTGALAGVLLYRGFIFLAEIPVGGLATLVWLITRRLDARRTARVA; from the coding sequence ATGGACCGCTCCGTCGATAGCCCGGTCGCCGGACCGCGGGTCCCGGTCCGTCGCCTGCTCCTGCTGCTGGCCGGCGTGCTGGTGGCGTACTGGGCGGCCCGGCACGCGTCCGCGGTGGGGTTGTCCTGGTCCGCGGCGTGGCAGCTGATCAGGGAGCTGCCCTGGCGGTGGTCGGTGGGGCTGGGCGTGGTGTGGCTGGTGGGTCTGTGGGCGCACACGCTGGTGCTGACCGCATCGATGCCGGGGCTGTCGCACGGGCGGGCGTTGTCGCTGAACCTGTCGGGAAGCGCGGTGTCGAACGTGCTGCCGCTGGGCGGGGTCGCGGGGACCGTGCTGAACCTCGGCATGGTGCGCGGCTGGGGACACACCGGTGCGGACTTCGCCAGGTTCGTCGTCGTGTCGAAGGCGTGGGACCTGGTGGCGAAGTTGACGATGCCGCTGGTCGCGGTCCTCGCGTTGCTGTCGTGCGGCGCCGTCGAAACCGGCCGGCACCGGGCATTGCTGCTGGTGGGCGCCGCGGCCGGGGCGGCCGCCGGGATCCTGGTGGTGGCCGCGCTCGCGGGCCGCGCCGGGGTGCTGCTGAAGGCCGTGACGCTGTCCGAGCGACTGTCGATCTGGTGCGGGCGCCGACTCGGGCGGGTCCGGGCGCCGGCGTGGACCGCGCAGGTGACCGGGCTGCTGGACGGGGCTGATCAGCTGGTGCGCCGCCGGTGGGGCCGGCTCAGCGTGGGAATGGCCGGCTACTGGCTGCTGCAAGGTGCGCTGCTGTGGCTGTGCATGGTGGCGGTGGGGGTGCACGCGGCGGTCGCCGTGGTCTTCGCCGGGCTGGTCGTCGAACGGTTGCTGACCCTGCTCGCGATCACTCCGGGCGGCGCCGGGCCGGTCGAGGCCGGGACGGTCGCGGCGCTGATCGCCCTGGGTGTCGACCCGACCGGTGCGCTGGCCGGAGTGCTGCTCTACCGGGGTTTCATCTTTCTGGCCGAGATTCCGGTCGGGGGGCTCGCCACGCTGGTGTGGCTGATCACCCGCCGCCTCGACGCACGTCGGACCGCGCGAGTCGCCTGA
- a CDS encoding glycosyltransferase family 4 protein, with translation MRIAHVTDVYLPRLGGIELQVRDLALRQRARGHETTVITTTAAGPGSPVGTAHPGGLPVVRLGADRFDLGPGLGPYRTRPGRAVREVLAALRVDLLHVHVSAFSPLGWAAARAAAAAGLPTVVSVHSMWHDVAPLMRRYARWHAAASWPVVWAAVSSAAASAVREVLDGVPVAVLPNGIDPAEWLIPAHRPVAAVPTLVSVMRMVRRKRPRELLRALLALHAAGPGRFRAVLVGDGPLLLSLRRELAAAGAGTGIELTGALDRGAIRTLLAASDVYLAPAPRESFGIAALEARSAGLPVVARAGGGVADFVQHGVEGWLVRSDGELRATVASLLDDPGRIASVARHNRAVAPRVHWNGVLDRAGALYETAAQRQGAWSGGARLLGSAT, from the coding sequence ATGCGTATCGCTCACGTCACCGACGTCTACCTGCCGCGACTCGGCGGCATCGAATTGCAGGTACGGGACCTGGCGCTACGCCAGCGGGCCCGGGGCCACGAGACAACGGTGATCACCACCACGGCCGCCGGCCCGGGCTCGCCGGTCGGCACGGCACACCCCGGCGGTCTGCCGGTGGTGCGGCTGGGCGCGGACCGGTTCGATCTCGGTCCGGGCCTGGGTCCGTATCGCACCAGACCCGGCCGGGCCGTCCGCGAGGTGCTGGCCGCACTGCGGGTCGACCTGCTGCACGTGCACGTCTCGGCGTTCTCACCGCTCGGGTGGGCGGCGGCCCGGGCGGCGGCGGCCGCCGGGCTGCCCACGGTGGTGTCGGTGCATTCGATGTGGCACGACGTCGCCCCGCTCATGCGCCGCTACGCCCGGTGGCACGCGGCCGCCTCGTGGCCCGTCGTGTGGGCGGCGGTCAGCAGCGCGGCGGCCTCGGCGGTGCGGGAGGTCCTCGACGGCGTACCCGTGGCGGTGCTGCCCAACGGTATCGACCCGGCCGAGTGGCTGATCCCGGCCCACCGGCCCGTCGCCGCCGTTCCCACGCTGGTCAGCGTCATGCGGATGGTGCGCCGGAAACGGCCGAGGGAGCTGCTGCGCGCGCTGCTGGCGCTGCACGCCGCCGGCCCCGGGCGATTCCGGGCGGTGCTGGTCGGTGACGGCCCGCTGCTGCTGAGCCTGCGCCGGGAACTCGCCGCGGCCGGAGCCGGCACCGGGATCGAGTTGACCGGCGCGCTGGACCGCGGCGCCATCCGGACGCTGCTCGCCGCCTCCGACGTCTACCTGGCGCCCGCGCCCCGCGAGTCGTTCGGGATCGCGGCGCTGGAGGCGCGAAGCGCCGGCCTGCCGGTCGTGGCCCGGGCGGGCGGTGGGGTCGCCGACTTCGTCCAGCACGGGGTCGAGGGCTGGCTGGTGCGTTCCGACGGCGAGCTGCGGGCAACTGTCGCATCGCTGCTCGACGATCCGGGGCGGATCGCGAGCGTCGCCCGCCACAACCGGGCCGTCGCGCCCCGGGTGCACTGGAACGGCGTTCTCGATCGGGCCGGAGCCCTGTACGAGACCGCCGCGCAACGACAGGGCGCCTGGTCAGGTGGGGCCCGCCTGCTCGGCAGCGCCACGTGA
- a CDS encoding PIG-L deacetylase family protein, protein MSGDRTAGGRRFTVVAFHAHPDDETLLTGGTLARIAAEGHRVVLVVATLGQAGLADQPHGDALADRRRAELVAAASVLGCARVATLGHLDSGLHGDYRPAPDSGPGGAQRFADVPVEVAAAGLAEILRQERADVLTGYDRHGGYGHPDHVQVHHVAALAARLAGTPLLLEATIDRRSLRPVLALLRVAGRLLPGLPLGAAGSVFTAHAELTHVVDVRPYLGQKRAAMRAHASQAEGGRGPRTLAVLSRLPGPLFAALAGREWYREPGRTPGHPLATDIFATLR, encoded by the coding sequence GTGAGCGGGGACCGGACCGCCGGTGGCCGGCGCTTCACGGTGGTCGCCTTCCACGCCCACCCGGACGATGAGACCCTCCTCACCGGAGGCACGCTCGCCCGGATCGCCGCCGAGGGGCATCGCGTCGTGCTCGTGGTGGCGACCCTGGGTCAGGCCGGCCTGGCCGACCAGCCGCACGGTGACGCGCTGGCCGATCGGCGCCGGGCGGAGCTCGTGGCGGCCGCGTCCGTGCTGGGCTGCGCCCGGGTGGCGACCCTGGGTCATCTCGACTCCGGGTTGCACGGCGACTACCGGCCGGCCCCGGACAGCGGGCCCGGCGGGGCACAACGGTTCGCCGACGTGCCGGTGGAGGTGGCCGCGGCCGGGCTGGCCGAGATCCTGCGGCAGGAACGCGCCGACGTGCTGACCGGCTACGACCGGCACGGCGGTTACGGCCATCCGGATCATGTTCAGGTACATCACGTCGCCGCGCTGGCCGCGCGCCTGGCCGGGACGCCGCTGTTGCTGGAGGCGACCATCGACCGCAGGTCGCTACGGCCGGTCCTGGCACTGCTGCGGGTGGCCGGCCGGCTGTTGCCGGGACTGCCGCTGGGCGCCGCCGGCAGCGTGTTCACCGCGCACGCGGAGCTGACCCACGTGGTGGACGTACGACCGTATCTGGGGCAGAAGCGGGCCGCGATGCGCGCCCACGCGAGCCAGGCGGAGGGTGGCCGGGGCCCGCGCACCCTCGCCGTCCTCAGCCGGCTCCCCGGGCCGCTGTTCGCGGCGCTCGCCGGCCGTGAGTGGTACCGGGAACCCGGCCGGACCCCGGGGCACCCGCTCGCCACCGACATTTTCGCGACGTTGCGCTAA
- a CDS encoding glycosyltransferase family 2 protein, with protein MTLLTVIVPVHRVEDFLRPCLDSILDQACADVEVIAVDDCSPDGSGAILAGYAARDPRLRVVSLPVNVGLGPARNAGLELASGEYVWFVDSDDWLAPGALAEVAQRLRETDADVLVTGYDRVHWTGRVDPGTAGALLAAAPVTFTVEQWPRILDVLHVAWNKVVRRELLVELGLTFGPGWYEDVSFTYPILLAARRITALPRACVHYRQRETGGITRTVSDRHFEIFDHWERTWRLVDEVAPPGDAIRGLLFRRMIWHYLRVLMNASRVPAGSRARFFDRMAGHYRSYLPPGGYPPPAGGDRLRHRLVAAGSYRSLRVLNVALRWVRAARRRFRRPAPAPRLAASRPVV; from the coding sequence ATGACCCTGCTCACCGTCATCGTTCCGGTCCATCGAGTCGAGGACTTCCTGCGGCCCTGCCTGGACTCGATCCTGGACCAGGCCTGCGCCGACGTCGAGGTGATCGCGGTCGACGACTGCTCGCCCGACGGCAGTGGCGCGATCCTCGCCGGGTACGCCGCTCGCGACCCGCGGCTGCGGGTGGTGTCCCTGCCGGTGAACGTCGGTCTCGGCCCGGCCCGCAACGCCGGCCTCGAGCTCGCCTCCGGCGAGTACGTGTGGTTCGTCGACAGCGACGACTGGCTGGCGCCCGGCGCGCTGGCCGAGGTCGCCCAGCGGCTGCGCGAGACGGACGCCGACGTGCTGGTGACGGGGTACGACCGGGTGCACTGGACCGGCCGGGTCGACCCCGGCACGGCCGGCGCCCTGCTCGCCGCGGCCCCGGTGACGTTCACGGTCGAGCAGTGGCCCCGGATCCTCGACGTGCTGCACGTGGCGTGGAACAAGGTGGTCCGCCGTGAACTGCTGGTCGAGCTGGGCCTCACCTTCGGCCCCGGATGGTACGAGGACGTCTCCTTCACCTACCCGATCCTGCTGGCCGCGCGGCGGATCACCGCCCTGCCCCGGGCCTGTGTGCACTATCGGCAGCGCGAGACCGGTGGGATCACCCGGACGGTGAGCGACCGGCACTTCGAGATCTTCGACCACTGGGAACGTACCTGGCGGCTGGTCGACGAGGTGGCGCCGCCCGGCGACGCGATCCGCGGGCTGCTCTTCCGCCGGATGATCTGGCACTACCTGCGGGTGCTGATGAACGCGTCGCGGGTGCCGGCCGGCTCGCGTGCCCGTTTCTTCGACCGGATGGCCGGGCACTATCGGTCGTATCTGCCGCCCGGCGGCTATCCACCGCCGGCCGGCGGGGACCGCCTGCGTCATCGCCTGGTGGCCGCCGGGTCCTACCGGTCGTTGCGGGTGCTGAACGTGGCGCTGCGCTGGGTCCGGGCGGCGCGCCGGCGGTTCCGGCGGCCGGCGCCGGCACCTCGACTTGCGGCTAGTAGACCAGTCGTCTAA